The following proteins come from a genomic window of Macrobrachium nipponense isolate FS-2020 chromosome 32, ASM1510439v2, whole genome shotgun sequence:
- the LOC135207384 gene encoding uncharacterized protein LOC135207384, protein MLIDRELEEVESNSRRGNVKAEFHGINKIRKGYQARLGMVCSRYDDLLVDREEIEERRVEHFRTLLNRTELHKQPGENGEIILGEDDEEPTTEQILEIINHLKNNNSAGLDEISAELLKYGGRQLQEAMAKIVIGTWRREEMPEEWEEGLFVPIHKKGDRTECGNYRGICLLTVGYKIIVLEWVMRQTPQGNGVHLGEAMCDRLASADDIDFCGENIQETDRKISIFREAANQVGLEINEAKTKILKVSRQERILDNIRCRNM, encoded by the exons atgctAATCGATAGGGAGTTGGAAGAGGTTGAGAGCAACAGCAGGCGGGGAAATGTGAAGGCCGAGTTTCATGGTATAAATAAAATCAGGAAGGGATACCAGGCCAGACTAGGAATGGTGTGCAGTAGATATGACGATCTTTTAGTAGATAGAGAGGAAATTGAAGAGAGAAGGGTAGAACATTTTAGAACCTTGTTAAATAGAACAGAACTTCATAAACAGCCTGGAGAGAATGGAGAAATTATATTGGGAGAGGATGATGAGGAACCAACCACAGAGCAAATTCTAGAAATAATAAATCACCTAAAGAATAATAACTCTGCTGGTCTTGACGAAATTAGTGCAGAACTACTGAAGTATGGAGGAAGACAACTACAAGAAGCAATGGCAAAAATTGTGATTGGAACTTGGAGAAGAGAAGAAATGCCTGAAGAATGGGAGGAGGGACTGTTTGTGCCAATTCACAAGAAAGGTGATAGAACGGAATGTGGAAATTATAGAGGCATTTGTCTCTTAACTGTCGGATATAAGATTATAG TGCTGGAATGGGTCATGAGACAAACACCACAGGGTAATGGAGTACATCTTGGGGAGGCTATGTGTGATAGATTAGCTTCTGCAGATGATATTGACTTTTGTGGTGAAAACATCCAGGAAACTGAtagaaaaataagcatttttagagaagcTGCAAATCAAGTTGGCCTGGAAATAAATGAGGCTAAAACCAAAATCTTGAAGGTTTCAAGGCAGGAGAGGATACTGGATAACATCAGGTGTAGAAATATGTAG